A genomic stretch from Candidatus Ancaeobacter aquaticus includes:
- a CDS encoding tetratricopeptide repeat protein, giving the protein MKQKHKIYISENISIKTIRKISEELQIPEHKIRKYTHKEKQKKKIQENKGVLNKVYIHSFILVCALTLISYSSYMAYRHSDLVKTAVTLCEKIVLYTRNQSALNDNAYLANKINSTQQKALQCYKSANIMRAQGNKQGAISRYKDAVRYNPKYTKAYINLGVTLYEVGDKDSAKKAFEKVIELHPHSSDGYNNLGNLMTAEGIYSDALKLYREALRYNPHDSIVYYNIGYIYTKQGKRNEAKEYFNYAIEINPQLLLAHVQLAHLYYQDKEFDKARDHGKLALSLGGAKDKNLSKVLKKYINK; this is encoded by the coding sequence ATGAAACAAAAACATAAAATATATATTTCAGAAAATATAAGTATAAAAACAATCAGAAAAATATCTGAAGAATTACAGATACCCGAACATAAAATAAGAAAATATACGCATAAAGAAAAACAAAAAAAGAAGATTCAGGAAAATAAAGGGGTGTTAAATAAAGTATATATACATTCTTTTATACTCGTATGTGCCCTAACACTTATATCATATTCCAGCTATATGGCATACAGGCATAGCGATTTAGTGAAAACTGCGGTAACGTTATGTGAGAAAATAGTACTATATACACGGAACCAATCAGCTTTGAATGATAATGCGTATCTTGCTAATAAAATAAACAGTACACAGCAGAAAGCTCTACAATGTTATAAAAGCGCTAATATCATGCGTGCGCAAGGAAATAAGCAGGGGGCAATTTCTCGATACAAAGATGCCGTGCGATATAATCCTAAATATACAAAAGCGTATATTAACCTCGGGGTAACTTTGTATGAAGTCGGTGATAAGGACTCAGCGAAGAAAGCATTTGAAAAAGTAATAGAACTACACCCGCATTCATCTGACGGATATAATAATCTCGGAAATTTAATGACAGCGGAAGGTATCTATTCTGATGCACTAAAACTGTATAGGGAAGCTTTAAGGTATAACCCGCATGACTCTATAGTGTATTACAATATAGGGTATATTTATACAAAACAAGGTAAACGCAATGAAGCAAAAGAGTATTTTAATTACGCGATTGAGATAAATCCTCAATTACTTCTTGCTCATGTACAGCTAGCACATCTCTATTATCAAGATAAAGAGTTTGATAAGGCCCGCGATCATGGTAAACTTGCGCTATCTTTGGGTGGCGCTAAAGATAAAAATCTTTCAAAAGTTTTAAAAAAATATATAAATAAATAG
- a CDS encoding flavodoxin domain-containing protein, with product MSKVLVCYYSRTGNTEKMAAAIGGFIKDEGVDVDVKKVQDVKANELEQYDGIVVGSPTYYGTMAWEIKKLLDESVVLHGKLKGKVGGAFSSAANIAGGNETTILDIINAFLIHGMIVQGEPKGDHYGPVAIGSPDQRTIDCCKKHAINIATLIKKL from the coding sequence ATGTCTAAAGTTCTTGTATGTTATTATTCTCGAACGGGAAACACTGAAAAAATGGCCGCAGCAATAGGAGGTTTCATAAAAGATGAAGGTGTTGATGTAGATGTAAAGAAAGTTCAGGATGTTAAGGCTAATGAATTAGAACAGTATGACGGCATTGTTGTTGGTTCTCCAACATATTATGGGACAATGGCATGGGAAATTAAAAAGTTATTAGATGAAAGCGTCGTTTTGCATGGAAAATTGAAAGGTAAGGTAGGTGGAGCTTTTTCATCCGCAGCGAATATTGCTGGAGGAAATGAAACAACTATTCTTGATATCATTAATGCATTTTTAATACACGGTATGATCGTGCAGGGGGAACCAAAAGGAGATCATTATGGTCCTGTCGCAATAGGATCTCCAGATCAACGCACAATTGATTGTTGTAAAAAACATGCAATAAATATTGCGACACTCATTAAAAAATTATGA
- a CDS encoding VanZ family protein, producing the protein MKIQLPKITLGITLLILASSFFAAQLSDALRSAIGFHYFYLAVRCIIILLCVLLIIYNYRERISHKRCFLFSVFVALGLIAIWFIKNPVERLHLLEFGLLGWFAYKELALRETRKIKKVLYPLLFIVIIGVLDEVVQHFIPYRVGEMRDSLINIASGLWGIILCVLFKEKRYCENNQ; encoded by the coding sequence ATGAAAATACAATTACCAAAAATAACTCTTGGAATAACTCTTCTGATTCTTGCTTCATCATTCTTTGCGGCACAGCTATCGGATGCATTGAGAAGCGCGATAGGATTTCATTATTTTTATTTAGCGGTAAGATGCATTATAATTCTCTTGTGCGTATTGCTGATAATCTATAACTATCGGGAAAGAATATCTCATAAAAGATGTTTTCTTTTTTCGGTTTTCGTTGCTTTAGGGCTTATTGCGATATGGTTTATAAAAAATCCTGTAGAGAGATTGCACCTTCTAGAATTTGGTTTGCTTGGCTGGTTCGCATACAAAGAATTAGCTCTTAGAGAGACACGAAAGATAAAAAAGGTTCTCTATCCGCTTTTGTTCATAGTAATAATAGGTGTTCTCGATGAAGTTGTGCAGCATTTTATACCGTATAGAGTAGGAGAAATGAGAGATTCTCTTATAAATATAGCAAGCGGTTTATGGGGGATAATACTGTGTGTCTTATTTAAAGAGAAGAGGTATTGTGAAAATAATCAGTAA